In a genomic window of Spirosoma agri:
- a CDS encoding alpha/beta fold hydrolase: MRISVNGIQLNVLDQGSGPRTIVFMHYFGGSALEWQSVMTQLATTYRCIAIDLRGCGDSESSPTGYSVDDMADDVASLVQAMELTDFVLVGHSMSGKIALALAARQPVGLKSLLLVSPSPPVPEPIPDEERTKLLEGYGLRSAAEQTLKNITEVTVAEAVQEQIIADDLRTSRPAWDAWLLEGSKEDISDRMHAINVPISILVGTEDRALPPDVQTRLVLPHLNDATIDQVKGAGHLLPWEVPDELINLMQKKVRLIWP, translated from the coding sequence ATGCGTATTTCAGTCAATGGCATTCAGCTCAACGTGCTGGATCAGGGAAGCGGGCCACGAACAATTGTATTTATGCATTACTTCGGCGGCTCTGCGCTGGAGTGGCAATCGGTCATGACGCAACTGGCAACGACATATCGATGTATTGCTATCGATTTGCGGGGTTGCGGTGACTCGGAGTCATCGCCAACGGGGTATTCCGTTGATGATATGGCCGACGATGTGGCCAGTTTGGTACAGGCGATGGAGTTAACCGACTTTGTCCTCGTTGGCCATTCGATGAGCGGGAAGATCGCGTTGGCACTGGCTGCCCGTCAACCCGTTGGCCTCAAGTCACTGTTGCTGGTGTCGCCTTCTCCGCCCGTTCCCGAACCCATCCCCGACGAGGAACGAACAAAGCTACTGGAAGGCTACGGGCTGCGCTCGGCTGCGGAACAGACGCTCAAAAACATCACAGAGGTAACTGTAGCCGAAGCCGTTCAGGAGCAGATCATTGCCGACGACCTGCGAACCTCCAGACCCGCCTGGGATGCGTGGTTACTGGAAGGGAGTAAAGAAGATATTTCAGACCGGATGCATGCCATCAACGTTCCAATTTCAATACTTGTCGGGACAGAAGATCGTGCGCTACCCCCCGATGTTCAAACCAGACTGGTTCTGCCTCACCTGAATGATGCCACTATTGACCAGGTTAAGGGAGCTGGCCATTTACTGCCTTGGGAAGTACCGGATGAGCTGATCAATTTAATGCAGAAAAAAGTACGATTGATTTGGCCATAA
- a CDS encoding family 1 glycosylhydrolase produces MAQKNFLSIIKKKFGDGDYEGDQFGGAGGHDGGGLPTKSPSNFMFATGIECSYPTIQNGKVRRDQLRECGHYDRWKEDLGLVKEMGLNVLRYGLPYYSIHLGPGKFDWTFADLVMAEIKRLGITPILDLMHFGVPDWVGDFQNPELPIHFAEYAEAVAKRYPWVRYYTPVNEIYVTARISAKDGVWNEQLKTDKGFVTALKHCAAASIMANQQIAKHRNDCIIVQSESAEYTHELSATPSFETNLENELRFLSLDLLYANPPTATVAMYMMDNGLTRDEYNWFMKGKPPGYQIMGNDYYGRNERIKLSDGSIQTSMDVLGWYEITKEYYERYRMPVMHTETNVFEADQAPIWLNKQWVGIMRMRRDGVPVLGFTWYSLIDQIDWDSQLGELNNTVNACGLYDLNRKPRPVAEAYKNLLKEFGQITIVPYGEMLEITDQPAKLKTQV; encoded by the coding sequence ATGGCTCAAAAGAATTTTCTAAGCATTATCAAAAAAAAGTTTGGCGACGGCGACTACGAAGGTGATCAATTCGGCGGAGCCGGAGGTCATGACGGCGGTGGCTTACCGACAAAAAGCCCCAGCAACTTCATGTTTGCCACGGGTATCGAATGTTCCTATCCAACGATCCAGAACGGCAAGGTTCGACGCGATCAACTCCGTGAATGTGGCCACTACGACCGCTGGAAGGAAGATCTGGGGTTAGTGAAGGAGATGGGACTGAATGTATTGCGGTATGGTCTTCCCTACTACAGTATTCACCTGGGGCCGGGAAAATTTGACTGGACCTTCGCCGATCTGGTCATGGCGGAGATCAAACGGCTTGGCATCACACCAATTCTGGACCTGATGCACTTTGGTGTACCGGACTGGGTTGGCGATTTCCAAAATCCCGAATTACCCATTCATTTCGCCGAGTACGCCGAAGCCGTTGCCAAGCGCTACCCGTGGGTACGCTACTATACGCCCGTCAATGAGATTTACGTCACTGCTCGCATCAGTGCTAAAGATGGCGTCTGGAACGAGCAGCTAAAGACCGACAAAGGCTTCGTTACGGCCCTTAAGCACTGTGCAGCGGCCAGTATCATGGCGAATCAGCAGATCGCCAAACACCGGAATGACTGCATCATTGTTCAGAGTGAAAGCGCGGAATACACGCACGAACTTAGCGCAACGCCCTCTTTCGAAACCAATCTGGAAAATGAGCTTCGGTTTTTGTCGCTGGATTTACTATATGCAAACCCGCCTACGGCTACCGTGGCCATGTATATGATGGACAACGGGTTGACCCGCGACGAGTACAACTGGTTTATGAAAGGGAAACCGCCGGGCTATCAAATTATGGGCAACGACTATTACGGTCGGAATGAGCGTATTAAACTTTCCGATGGCTCAATCCAAACCTCAATGGATGTGTTGGGCTGGTATGAAATTACCAAGGAGTATTACGAGCGATATCGGATGCCCGTGATGCATACCGAAACGAATGTGTTCGAAGCCGATCAGGCGCCGATCTGGCTCAATAAGCAGTGGGTCGGCATTATGCGCATGCGTCGGGATGGCGTACCCGTACTGGGTTTTACGTGGTATAGCCTGATCGATCAGATCGATTGGGATTCTCAACTGGGTGAACTCAACAATACGGTCAACGCGTGTGGCCTGTATGACCTCAACCGGAAGCCCCGGCCCGTAGCCGAAGCGTACAAGAACTTGCTGAAAGAATTCGGGCAGATCACCATCGTTCCTTATGGCGAGATGCTTGAAATAACGGATCAGCCAGCCAAGCTTAAAACGCAGGTTTAA
- a CDS encoding GMC family oxidoreductase, which yields MPYKTSELVDAVVIGTGAGGAPLLARLAKAGLSVVALEAGKNWNPMQDFPTDEKAQSKLFWNDERLSAGNDPLPFGSNNSGTGVGGSTLHYTAYTPRAQPDDLRIRTDFGVGEDWPIDFDQIAHYYDEVEQFLGVSGPANYPWGPARKRAYALGPLPINGAGQLMERGSKKIGIKTSPAANAALSAGYYQEGVGHRPGCANRGFCQAGCNIGAKASMDVTYIPLAVHYGAEIRPECFVTQLIKDASGKISEVVYMHNGQEERQRCRFVFLCAGTIETARLLLLNDLANSSGQVGRNVMAHPGLQIWGEFDEDIRPYKGIPGAIISEDMHRAADADFVGGYLLQSIGVMPVTYVSQMARGRGLWGQDLKQAASAYNHVAGINILGDCLPYAHNYMELSDEKDIRGLPKPRVYFSNGESEERMNAHANKVMREIWSAAGAKNVWAFPRNAHVIGTCRMGNDSNTAVVNADGQSFDIPNLYISDNSTFPSALSVNPALTIMALALRTADRFLDAYK from the coding sequence ATGCCTTATAAAACTTCAGAACTTGTCGATGCGGTCGTGATCGGGACGGGTGCAGGTGGCGCTCCCTTGCTGGCCCGTCTGGCCAAAGCAGGGCTGAGCGTGGTTGCCCTCGAAGCGGGTAAGAACTGGAATCCGATGCAGGATTTTCCCACCGACGAAAAAGCACAAAGCAAGCTCTTCTGGAATGACGAACGGTTAAGCGCGGGCAATGACCCACTGCCGTTCGGCAGCAACAACTCCGGAACGGGTGTTGGTGGCTCAACGCTTCATTACACGGCTTATACGCCCCGCGCTCAACCCGATGATTTACGCATCCGTACTGATTTCGGTGTGGGGGAAGACTGGCCCATTGACTTCGACCAAATAGCTCATTATTATGACGAAGTCGAACAGTTTCTAGGCGTTTCTGGTCCAGCCAATTACCCGTGGGGGCCAGCCCGAAAGCGTGCCTATGCATTGGGACCGCTTCCGATCAACGGTGCAGGCCAATTAATGGAGCGTGGCAGTAAGAAAATTGGTATCAAAACGTCCCCAGCGGCCAATGCGGCTTTGTCCGCTGGTTATTATCAGGAAGGCGTCGGTCACCGGCCCGGCTGTGCCAACCGGGGCTTCTGCCAGGCGGGTTGTAACATCGGTGCAAAGGCGAGTATGGACGTCACCTACATTCCGCTGGCCGTTCATTACGGAGCCGAAATTCGTCCGGAGTGTTTTGTGACTCAGCTGATCAAAGATGCGTCGGGAAAAATCAGCGAAGTCGTTTACATGCACAACGGGCAGGAAGAACGGCAGCGGTGCCGGTTCGTCTTTCTGTGCGCCGGAACGATTGAAACAGCCCGGTTGCTTCTCCTGAACGATCTTGCTAATAGCAGCGGTCAGGTCGGCAGAAACGTTATGGCTCATCCCGGTCTGCAAATCTGGGGCGAATTCGATGAAGACATTCGGCCTTACAAGGGTATTCCCGGTGCGATTATTTCGGAAGACATGCACCGCGCTGCCGATGCTGATTTCGTTGGTGGCTATCTGCTCCAGTCTATCGGTGTTATGCCAGTAACTTACGTTAGCCAGATGGCGCGGGGGCGGGGCTTATGGGGGCAGGATCTGAAACAGGCGGCATCGGCTTATAATCACGTGGCGGGTATCAATATTCTGGGCGATTGTTTGCCGTATGCCCATAACTACATGGAATTGTCGGACGAAAAAGACATCCGTGGCTTACCCAAACCGCGCGTCTATTTTTCGAATGGCGAAAGTGAAGAGCGGATGAATGCGCACGCCAACAAGGTTATGCGTGAAATATGGTCTGCTGCCGGTGCTAAAAATGTGTGGGCCTTTCCTCGAAATGCGCACGTCATCGGTACCTGTCGGATGGGGAATGACTCGAACACCGCCGTGGTAAACGCCGACGGGCAGTCTTTTGACATTCCAAACCTGTATATCAGCGACAACTCAACATTTCCGAGTGCACTCAGCGTCAATCCGGCTTTAACCATTATGGCTCTTGCGCTTCGAACAGCAGACCGTTTTTTAGACGCGTACAAGTAG
- a CDS encoding gluconate 2-dehydrogenase subunit 3 family protein, producing MTIKYPVGTVRDLLTTDLVTEATRQALVKRLNTPPRQPTFFSTDEFTLLQAVCDRLVPQGETDQPIPVADGIDERLSGSETNGWRYDTMPTDGDAYKLGLKGIDESAQALFQQPFLSLTGGEQDQVLKAIQLMEAPGETWQTLPADRFFEELLAEAVENYYSHPIAQEEIGYVGMADTPTWKRVGLDQLEDREPRAVQINE from the coding sequence ATGACAATTAAGTATCCAGTAGGGACCGTTCGTGATTTGCTCACGACCGATCTGGTCACCGAAGCCACCCGACAGGCGTTGGTGAAACGGTTGAACACGCCCCCCCGCCAGCCAACGTTTTTCTCGACCGACGAATTTACGTTACTCCAGGCAGTCTGCGACCGACTGGTTCCGCAGGGTGAAACTGATCAGCCCATTCCCGTGGCCGATGGTATCGATGAACGACTTTCGGGGAGCGAAACAAATGGCTGGCGATATGACACCATGCCTACCGACGGCGACGCGTATAAACTTGGCTTGAAGGGTATTGACGAGAGTGCCCAAGCCCTATTCCAACAGCCCTTTCTTAGCTTGACTGGCGGTGAGCAGGATCAGGTTTTGAAAGCTATTCAGCTCATGGAAGCGCCCGGTGAAACGTGGCAAACGTTGCCAGCTGACCGTTTTTTTGAAGAACTGCTGGCCGAAGCTGTCGAAAACTATTACAGCCATCCAATAGCGCAGGAAGAGATCGGTTACGTCGGTATGGCCGATACGCCAACCTGGAAACGCGTTGGCCTGGACCAGTTGGAAGACCGCGAACCAAGAGCCGTACAAATCAACGAGTAA
- a CDS encoding SDR family oxidoreductase, which produces MNPSEFRPASEEIPGQQLPYPARQSDMDPAPDSDLSNYKPAGKLTDKIAIITGADSGIGRAVAIAFAMEGANVAIVYNENTDDAKYTQRIVESKGRQCLVIKADVRNSAACLAAVQQTVDHYGKLNILINNAAYQMAQENIEDISEEQFRRTFETNIFGYFFMVKAALPHLHEGDAIVNTGSIVGIVGNPILVDYTASKGAIHAFTKSLAIQLGKRNIRVNCVAPGPVWTPNIPATMPEDEVKNFGHEVALARPGQPEELAPAYVLLASSEGSFMTGSIVEVTGGKLG; this is translated from the coding sequence ATGAATCCATCTGAATTCCGACCTGCATCCGAAGAAATTCCGGGCCAGCAACTCCCCTACCCAGCCCGGCAGTCTGACATGGACCCGGCTCCCGACAGCGATCTGTCGAACTACAAACCGGCGGGAAAACTTACCGATAAAATAGCCATCATTACCGGTGCCGATTCGGGCATTGGGCGGGCCGTTGCCATTGCGTTTGCGATGGAAGGGGCCAATGTCGCGATCGTTTACAACGAGAACACCGACGATGCCAAATACACCCAGCGGATCGTTGAAAGCAAAGGGCGGCAGTGTCTGGTCATCAAGGCCGATGTACGTAATTCCGCAGCCTGCTTGGCTGCCGTACAGCAAACGGTCGATCACTATGGCAAGCTGAATATCCTGATCAACAATGCGGCCTACCAGATGGCACAGGAGAACATTGAAGATATCTCCGAAGAGCAATTTCGCCGGACGTTCGAAACCAATATTTTCGGCTATTTCTTCATGGTAAAGGCTGCTCTCCCGCATTTGCACGAAGGCGACGCCATTGTCAACACCGGTAGTATTGTCGGTATCGTTGGCAACCCGATTCTGGTCGATTACACAGCCTCGAAAGGAGCTATCCACGCATTCACGAAATCGTTGGCCATTCAGCTAGGAAAGCGCAACATTCGTGTTAACTGCGTTGCCCCCGGACCTGTCTGGACGCCCAATATTCCGGCAACCATGCCCGAAGACGAAGTTAAGAACTTTGGCCATGAGGTCGCACTGGCCCGCCCCGGCCAGCCCGAAGAACTGGCTCCGGCGTATGTCCTGCTGGCTTCCAGCGAAGGCAGCTTCATGACCGGCAGCATCGTTGAAGTAACCGGTGGTAAACTGGGCTAA
- a CDS encoding DUF2141 domain-containing protein — protein MKTTFVTLALLIGLFTHSFALRITPAKPKADTAAYTVTVVISDVTKRTGKLYIGLATNESTFTGQSAKTQAVDVSATGDITITFDKLPAGRYAIRAYQDLNDNQKMDFLGQMPSEPFGFSNVTMLMGPPSFDQCSFELSASKLIQLKMIEM, from the coding sequence ATGAAAACGACATTCGTAACCCTCGCCCTGCTTATTGGTCTATTCACCCACTCATTTGCGCTACGCATCACGCCGGCTAAGCCCAAAGCTGATACGGCAGCCTATACCGTAACGGTTGTCATCTCCGACGTTACCAAACGAACGGGGAAATTATATATCGGGCTGGCCACCAACGAATCTACCTTCACCGGTCAATCCGCCAAAACCCAGGCGGTCGACGTTTCGGCGACGGGTGACATTACGATAACCTTCGACAAACTGCCGGCCGGTCGTTACGCCATACGCGCCTATCAGGACTTGAATGACAATCAGAAAATGGACTTTTTGGGTCAGATGCCCAGTGAGCCATTCGGCTTTTCAAATGTGACCATGCTGATGGGACCACCCAGTTTCGATCAATGTTCGTTTGAGTTATCGGCCAGTAAATTAATTCAGCTTAAGATGATCGAAATGTAG
- a CDS encoding RecQ family ATP-dependent DNA helicase encodes MQEDVVNAVLDRQDTLVLMPTGGGKSICFQVPALAMKGVCIVVTPLIALMKDQVEQLRRRGIPAAAIYSGMHYREIDTALDNCIYGNTKFLYVSPERLRTELVIERAKQMTVCLLAVDEAHCISAWGYDFRPPYLQLAEFRDLIPETPIIALTASATPDVQVDIQEKLALRGSNGNPVQVFRQTFARPNLSYSAVLEENKISRLFKVLQNVPGSAIVYVRSRKQTQQIAQLLYKQGISADFYHAGLNTQQRADKQDGWIQNRIRVMVATNAFGMGIDKPDVRVVVHLDVPDSIESYYQEAGRAGRDGQKAYAVMLYTNGDVENLRYRTEQLYQPGDMLRRVYQALSNYTAVPVGGGLFTSYDFDLSAFTNTFNLPAQETHYALKQLQLEGFIQLSENYFHPSRLLMVLDNRQLYEFQVLHSRFDPFLKLILRMYGGEVFTDFITISESALARAFLLNQSEIVALLEQLHERNVVIYEKQKDKPQLTFLTPRFDAPTLPINVQELNRRKELTLRKVQSAIIYTEHPTQCRTRLIQAYFGEKPGEACGICDNCIKKKKSNEISSTVVREQVREYVALANGPGVSPKQLAHYFSQTDANALAQTLKQMLAEEEIRYTKNGNLTLNNGEAAG; translated from the coding sequence ATGCAGGAGGATGTAGTCAATGCCGTGCTGGATCGGCAGGATACGCTCGTGTTAATGCCCACGGGTGGTGGCAAATCGATCTGCTTTCAGGTGCCAGCCTTAGCCATGAAAGGCGTTTGTATCGTCGTTACGCCCCTGATCGCACTGATGAAAGATCAGGTCGAACAGCTGCGCAGACGGGGTATTCCGGCTGCGGCCATTTATTCGGGGATGCACTATCGCGAGATCGACACCGCCCTCGATAACTGCATTTACGGCAACACCAAATTCCTGTATGTGTCACCGGAGCGGCTTCGTACCGAACTGGTGATCGAGCGGGCCAAACAGATGACGGTTTGCCTGCTCGCGGTTGACGAAGCCCACTGTATTTCGGCCTGGGGGTATGACTTCCGCCCCCCTTACCTGCAACTAGCTGAGTTTCGGGATCTGATTCCAGAAACCCCTATCATTGCGCTCACGGCCTCCGCAACACCCGATGTTCAGGTCGACATTCAGGAGAAACTGGCGTTGCGCGGCAGTAACGGCAATCCCGTTCAGGTTTTCCGGCAGACCTTCGCCCGGCCTAATCTGTCTTATTCGGCGGTGCTGGAAGAGAACAAAATATCTCGCTTGTTCAAAGTGCTGCAAAACGTGCCGGGCAGTGCCATTGTTTATGTGCGCAGCCGCAAACAGACACAGCAAATTGCCCAGTTGTTGTACAAACAGGGCATATCGGCAGATTTTTACCATGCTGGCCTCAATACGCAACAACGGGCCGATAAGCAGGACGGCTGGATTCAGAATCGTATCCGGGTTATGGTGGCGACCAATGCCTTTGGTATGGGGATCGACAAGCCCGATGTGCGGGTAGTCGTGCATCTGGATGTTCCTGATTCGATCGAGTCATACTATCAGGAAGCCGGACGCGCGGGGCGGGATGGTCAGAAAGCCTACGCCGTGATGCTGTATACAAACGGCGATGTGGAAAACCTTCGCTACCGGACCGAACAACTCTATCAGCCCGGCGATATGCTACGCCGGGTATACCAGGCTCTATCGAATTATACGGCCGTACCCGTTGGAGGTGGCCTGTTCACGAGTTACGATTTCGACCTGAGTGCGTTTACGAACACGTTTAACCTGCCCGCCCAGGAGACACATTATGCGCTGAAACAACTCCAGCTGGAAGGATTTATTCAGTTGAGCGAGAATTATTTTCACCCATCGCGCTTACTGATGGTGTTGGACAACCGGCAACTCTATGAATTTCAGGTGTTGCATTCACGGTTCGATCCGTTCCTGAAACTAATCCTGCGTATGTATGGCGGTGAAGTTTTTACCGACTTCATAACGATCTCGGAATCGGCACTAGCGCGGGCTTTTCTGTTGAACCAAAGTGAAATCGTGGCGCTTCTGGAGCAGCTTCACGAACGGAACGTCGTCATTTACGAAAAGCAGAAAGACAAACCACAACTGACCTTTCTGACGCCCCGCTTCGATGCGCCGACCTTACCGATCAACGTGCAGGAGCTGAATCGCCGGAAAGAACTGACGCTGCGAAAGGTCCAGTCGGCCATTATCTACACCGAACACCCGACCCAATGCCGAACACGGCTCATCCAGGCTTATTTTGGTGAGAAGCCCGGCGAAGCGTGTGGCATTTGCGACAATTGCATCAAAAAGAAAAAAAGCAACGAAATTAGTTCAACGGTCGTGCGGGAACAGGTACGCGAATATGTCGCGCTGGCGAACGGCCCCGGTGTATCGCCTAAACAGCTGGCGCACTATTTTTCGCAAACCGATGCTAACGCACTCGCCCAGACACTGAAACAGATGCTGGCCGAGGAAGAAATCCGGTACACGAAAAACGGAAACCTCACGCTCAACAACGGGGAGGCTGCTGGCTGA
- the msrB gene encoding peptide-methionine (R)-S-oxide reductase MsrB: MIQKVIKSDEEWRRILTPEQYRVARGKGTERAFSGEYCEAHDPGIYACVCCGTELFESTTKFESGTGWPSFTEPIKEDRIRVEKDFSYGMSRVEVLCNICDAHLGHVFDDGPAPTGLRYCLNSVSLVLKRTADAE, encoded by the coding sequence ATGATTCAAAAGGTTATTAAGTCCGACGAAGAGTGGCGTCGCATTTTGACGCCGGAGCAATATCGCGTTGCTCGGGGTAAGGGGACGGAGCGGGCTTTTTCGGGCGAATATTGCGAAGCACATGACCCCGGTATATATGCTTGTGTCTGCTGCGGCACCGAGCTGTTCGAATCGACAACCAAATTTGAGTCGGGTACGGGCTGGCCGAGCTTTACGGAACCTATTAAGGAAGACCGGATTCGCGTAGAAAAGGATTTCAGCTACGGCATGTCGCGCGTTGAGGTGCTCTGTAATATCTGCGACGCTCACCTTGGGCATGTGTTCGACGATGGTCCTGCACCGACCGGGTTGCGCTACTGCCTGAATTCCGTGTCATTAGTGCTGAAACGGACGGCTGATGCTGAATAA
- a CDS encoding T9SS type A sorting domain-containing protein, which translates to MCLRKSSVRGFAAGMLLVGSLLVQSAVAQKKTESAAYGQFVQQLRTALPIPKTICYKTDQDFFTQVAAPEAFRRARQNPNLRTAATATFLVSYTNFTPEAQKAFQYAVDIWASLISSPVPIRIKANWVAQNAGILGSAGPADIRLGAELDSGGAQKAYGIYPIALAEKIARRELNSPGESDINADFNRNNNWYYGTDQKTPAGQTDLVTVVLHEIAHGLGFIGYFNTTGPEGNYLTDPYLSIYDHFIENGQGLKLAVETTAFPPKTNKLYQQLTGNNLFLNGPTMQRKVGKRAKLYVPQGFDRGSSLYHLDETTYPKSDTNSLMTPRIGNAEAIHSPGPLVLSLLADIEWKTTSLLHKQLASSEDETDVVFRVKLVSDTLVAPGSVRLFYRKSALTATDTTFTAVTPTLIAGSTSVYAYTMPASVAKGDVWYYFRAQDASGRTFTNPGRATDNTQLLHNVRFGADRLPPTVAFSPSKNFIYNPAVVDSLPIYARIADDRSVAFVNANIDSAYVDYQVNGIAQPKLALRPTAFTIGSIQYDSVYSNRIIIPANSLKVGDKISYRIVVRDASKAKNRTVNPQTGFYELTVVGLKPVTEQYRNTFQDVATTSDFAGYRFSQTTPSGFSDPAIHSEHPYQNGSDFKAQSNAEYVLLAPIKIKANPDSAVMRFDEIVLVEPSDAGSPFGSSGFYDYVTVEGSGDNGQSWKPLVTGYNSNNQYDWYAAYTSKLVAGSNAQEQNSAATGTPSLYKRHEISLVSNGNFKANDQILIRFRLFSDQFAHGWGWAIDNLQIQVPPPPPVLGNEPLSAGTFSVYPNPASTGSLRVEADLVKPIAEAGLSITGTTGQTLRQLTVKVAGRKLDEQLDISQLPAGLYFLKLKAGDSVLTQKVIITR; encoded by the coding sequence ATGTGTTTACGGAAATCATCGGTACGCGGCTTCGCGGCTGGTATGCTATTGGTCGGGTCGTTGTTAGTTCAGTCGGCGGTTGCACAAAAAAAGACTGAATCAGCCGCTTATGGCCAGTTTGTTCAGCAGTTGCGAACGGCCCTGCCCATTCCCAAAACGATCTGCTATAAAACCGATCAGGATTTCTTCACGCAAGTGGCCGCACCGGAAGCCTTCCGACGAGCCCGTCAGAATCCAAATCTACGCACCGCTGCTACCGCCACCTTTCTTGTTTCCTATACGAATTTCACGCCAGAAGCCCAGAAGGCGTTTCAGTATGCCGTGGACATTTGGGCCAGCCTGATTTCGTCACCGGTTCCGATTCGGATCAAAGCGAACTGGGTTGCACAAAATGCGGGTATTCTGGGGTCGGCGGGTCCGGCCGATATTCGACTGGGCGCCGAACTGGATTCGGGGGGGGCTCAGAAAGCCTACGGAATTTACCCGATCGCGCTGGCCGAAAAAATAGCCCGTCGCGAATTGAACAGCCCTGGTGAGTCGGACATCAACGCCGATTTCAACCGGAACAACAACTGGTATTATGGGACGGATCAGAAAACACCCGCTGGCCAGACGGATCTTGTGACGGTCGTTCTGCACGAAATTGCGCATGGGCTGGGGTTTATCGGGTACTTCAATACGACTGGTCCTGAGGGCAATTACCTGACGGACCCCTATCTGTCTATCTATGACCACTTCATTGAAAATGGGCAGGGGTTAAAACTGGCCGTTGAAACAACCGCTTTTCCGCCCAAAACGAACAAGCTATACCAGCAGCTTACCGGCAATAATCTGTTTCTGAATGGGCCAACCATGCAGCGGAAAGTGGGCAAACGCGCCAAACTGTATGTCCCACAGGGGTTTGACCGAGGTTCTAGCCTGTACCATCTCGATGAAACTACGTACCCGAAGAGCGACACCAATTCGCTGATGACGCCCCGGATTGGCAATGCCGAAGCGATCCATTCACCGGGACCGCTGGTTCTGAGTCTTCTGGCTGATATTGAGTGGAAAACGACGTCGCTGCTTCATAAACAGCTGGCTAGTAGCGAAGACGAAACGGATGTGGTATTTCGGGTGAAACTGGTTAGTGATACCCTCGTGGCACCCGGTTCGGTCAGGCTATTCTACCGCAAAAGTGCACTCACGGCAACCGATACGACCTTTACCGCCGTCACGCCAACGCTCATAGCCGGTAGCACGTCTGTATATGCGTATACCATGCCTGCGAGTGTTGCCAAAGGGGATGTCTGGTATTATTTCCGGGCGCAGGATGCCTCCGGGCGAACGTTCACGAATCCTGGCCGAGCCACTGATAATACGCAACTACTTCATAACGTGCGGTTTGGCGCTGATCGATTGCCACCAACGGTTGCGTTCAGTCCATCGAAAAACTTTATATATAATCCGGCAGTAGTCGATAGCTTGCCCATTTACGCTCGGATTGCTGACGACCGGAGCGTCGCTTTCGTTAACGCGAACATCGATTCGGCATATGTCGATTATCAGGTCAACGGAATTGCTCAGCCTAAATTGGCGTTACGCCCGACGGCCTTTACCATCGGCAGTATTCAGTACGACAGCGTGTACAGCAATCGAATTATAATTCCGGCCAATTCACTGAAAGTTGGCGACAAGATCAGTTATCGGATCGTTGTTCGGGATGCGTCGAAGGCTAAAAACCGGACGGTCAATCCACAGACCGGGTTTTACGAATTGACGGTAGTGGGCCTGAAACCGGTCACTGAGCAGTATAGAAATACGTTTCAGGATGTGGCTACCACCAGTGATTTTGCAGGCTATCGCTTCAGTCAGACCACGCCGTCGGGCTTTTCTGATCCCGCCATTCATTCGGAACACCCCTACCAGAACGGATCGGATTTCAAGGCGCAGAGTAATGCTGAATATGTGCTGCTGGCCCCCATAAAAATCAAGGCCAATCCCGACAGTGCGGTCATGCGATTTGATGAGATCGTGCTGGTCGAGCCCAGTGATGCCGGTAGTCCGTTCGGAAGCTCGGGTTTTTATGACTACGTAACCGTGGAAGGGTCGGGTGATAACGGGCAGAGCTGGAAACCGCTCGTAACGGGTTATAATTCCAATAATCAATACGATTGGTACGCAGCCTACACGAGTAAGCTGGTAGCTGGCTCAAACGCCCAGGAGCAGAATTCAGCCGCCACAGGAACGCCATCTTTGTATAAGCGCCACGAGATTTCCCTGGTGAGCAACGGCAACTTCAAAGCAAACGACCAGATACTGATTCGTTTTCGGTTGTTTTCCGACCAGTTCGCTCACGGCTGGGGATGGGCTATTGATAATTTACAGATACAGGTACCACCCCCTCCGCCCGTGTTGGGCAACGAACCACTCAGTGCCGGTACGTTCTCCGTCTACCCGAATCCGGCCAGTACGGGCTCGCTTCGTGTAGAGGCTGACCTGGTTAAACCGATTGCCGAAGCCGGTCTCTCGATCACCGGAACAACGGGTCAGACGCTGCGTCAGTTGACAGTAAAAGTAGCCGGGCGGAAACTAGATGAGCAACTGGACATCAGTCAGTTACCAGCGGGCCTGTATTTTCTGAAACTCAAAGCGGGTGATTCGGTACTGACCCAGAAAGTCATTATTACACGTTAG